A segment of the Zingiber officinale cultivar Zhangliang chromosome 8B, Zo_v1.1, whole genome shotgun sequence genome:
TTAGATGAATTTGTTTAAATGGGCACGTAAAATTCATTGGATGATCAGTCTATTTTGTCGGTAGACACGTGAAAGTGCAGCAGATTTAAAAGAATAGATTTTAACCTAATATGTCGGATCCCATgtcctaagataaataaaaaatgaaaaaaaaaaaaaggaacacTACACAAATTACTTTGTTTTTAATAACATAAAAGTTTTGACCATGCACATTAGCTATGATTATGAATAGAAATATAATAGGGGATTGACTGATATACAATATGAATGCCCAGAAGATAAAATGAGTGACTTACCTGGCAGCAGCATTGAACCCAACCGAGATCATAAACGCCCAACCACCAAGCGTCATGCTGCATCAGCAACGGAGAAAATatgaaggaaaaaaacaaaaaaaagattgaaaaagGTACGTAAATTTGGCACAAAAAGTTTACAACGACGACTTCTAACAGTAAAAAGGTGCTCTGATCTGTTTTGTCTCCCTCACTGGTTAAAAACATTACTTCATGATCAATCAGATGTCTGAAATTCTTGAAATTAAATGCTAACAGAAGATTGAACTTGAAAAATGAAGATTTAAGGAAACAGATTGGAATCGCGAGAGCTCACCAAATAGATAGAGAATCGAGGGCCAGTTCAGGGTTCTCGAGCAGACCAGCGATGAGCACCAGGATCTGGAAATACCAAGCTTCCAGACACAGCATGACGGCGGAGGCCGAGGAGAAGCGGAAGAACTCGGGAAGGCCTGACAAGGCCTGCCAGGAGAAGCCGGTCCAGGTGAGACGGCACCGTGCGCTGGCGACGATGTACACGAACTGAGCCGCCACCATGATCCACCACGagaggctgagcaccagagaagCCCCGAGCAGCCCCATCCCGATCACGTACACCGCTATCCAGCTGAGCAGCAAGTGCACCACCAGGGCGGCCGCCGAGATGTAGGCGCTCGGGGCCACGATGCTCTGCGCCTGCAGGAATTTCTGGATGGGGAAGTTGGCCGCGTACGCGAATATTTGCGGAATCAGCCCGTAGACGAAGACGGACGCCGCCTTCGCGATTTCCGGCGACTCGCCGAGCAGAATCAGCAGCGGCCGAGAGAAGGCATAGATCGCCGCCAGCGGCACTCCGGTCGCCATGAGTAGCACCGTCGACCGCTGCAGGTAAATCCCCAGCATCTGGTACTTGTGCGCCCCATACGCCTGCCCGCACAGCGTCTCCACGGCGCTCCCCATTCCCAGCTTCACATGATCACATCACATATTCGATCGCGTCAGTACTGCCATGGtcgacaaagaagaagaagaagaagaagaagaagaaagaaagaaaaggtggAATCGAGGGATTAATTTAATTAGGCTTCTGATTCCGGTACCATGAGGCCGTAGGCGAAGATTTGGATGCCGGTGTTGCCGAGGGAGGCGGCGGCGAGCTCGAGGTTGCCGAGGTGGCCGGAGAAGATCTGGGTGGACATGGACATGGCGTAGTTGATCAGGGAGGCCATCACGGCGGGGGCGGCGAGGCTGACGAGAAGCCTCATCTCGATGAGGGAGGCTAGCCACATGCGGCGGCCCCACGGGAGGGTGGCGTCGTTGAGGACGCTCTCCAGGGACCCGCTGCCCTCGCCGCCGGAAGAGGCCATGATGGTCGGCGACTGCGAGGAGGTCGTCGGAAGCTGTTATTGGGATGCTCACTAAGACAGCAAAACCCAGGGATTGACTAAATAATTGCACGAACCGAAAAAAGATCGGCGGAATTTGGGTGAATCGGGGACGTCGCTCTCGGCCTCGCCACAGTGCGCTATACAAACGGGTCCCACTTGGGCCCGCACGGTCCTGATCCGGACCGACTAGGTCGAAGGACTGCACGTCTGCACATGTATACATTAAACATGATTCAGCTTTTTACTGGCTCAGTAATTAAGTTTACTAAACATTTATTTTACGTAGAGTATTTTATAAATGGCTAAATTACATAGGTTATGCCAATTTTACTCTTTATCGAGGTCACTATTTGTCCATGTGGCCGTCTATCTCGGTTGATCTTCACTGGCAAAGTCCTGCATCATCGATTAACTTCTTCATCTCCATCCGCCTCTTTCCAAGTCCAAATCATATTCTTCATGTCACGTAGATTACATTATTTTAGATTCCGTAAATTTTTAAGGTTGCGAtgaatttaaatatattatccattatttattatgattttttcggaggtattaaaatattattgaaagaatCAACTGATATCTCAGCTATGTTGAGCCTAATATAAAATTTCATCTCcagagaagtcaaaataaataatagaggACATTTAAACTCATTACAACCTCAGGAATTCACAGtacctgaaatgagtgcaatcgaaaCTTTCTAAGTCTATTAATGAATTTCGATCGAAATCGGTTGAAATTAACTGAAAtctcacattgggcctgatatgatttcatatcaggcccaatgtgggatAATTCGGTCAATTTCGATCAAAATGCAATAATCATCCTAGAGAGGTTCGATTACACCTATTTCAGGTCCTATGGATTCCTGAGATTGCAAGGAGTCTAACTATAttctccattatttatttcgacttctccagATATGAGATTTTATATCAGAcccaatgtgagattttggcTAATTTTGGTCGAAATCCATTAATCGACCTAGAGAGTTCTGATTGTATCCATTTCAAGTTTTGTGAATTCCTGAGGTTGTAAGGAATCCAAATATGTCCTCCATTATTTAATTCGACTTCAACGGAGGTGAGattttatatcaggcccaatgttgaATTTCAGACAATTTTTTAAATAACACTTTAACACATCCggagaagccgaaataaataatgcATAGCATATTTAAAGTCTTTACAACCTAAGAAATTCATAGgacctgaaatgagtgcaatcagagTTCTTTAGGTCaattagtgggtttcggtcaaaacccactgattaatctagagaactccgattgcaCCATTTCAAGTCATGTGGATTTATGAGATTGCaatgagttcaaatatgctatccattatttaatttcggtttctccggaggtattaaaatgttattaaaagaatCGGCTGATATCTCACatacgttgggcctaatataaaATTCCACCTCTggagaagccgaaataaataatggaggaTATATTTGGATTCATTTCAACCTCAAGAATCCACAAGACCTGAAATTGATGCAATCGGAGCTCACTAGATCTAGTAATAAATTTCAACCGAAATTGACCGAAatccattaatcaatctagagaatatcttctattgaatatatctcGACCGACCACTAAGCCGGTAGTATTTGAGAAtatcttctgttgaatatatcccgACCGATCATTAAGTCGGTCATATGTTAAGAATATcatctgttgaatatatcttggtCGGTCATTAAATTGATTGTACATTGAGAGTTTTATAAAGCTGATTACCCTTAAGCTCGACTGgtctttgcccggtcgagcgccCATAGGAAACCTTATATTCGATCGACCTTTGCTCGATCCATCGTacgctaagagttttataaggctgagtactCTTAAGCTCGCTTGGGTTTTGCCCGATCGAGCGGACACAGGAAACCTTATGTTCGATCGGCCTTCACCAGACCGATTGTATGCgaagagttttataaggctaagtacccttAAGTTCGCCCAGACTTTACTCGGTCGAGCGTACATAGGAAATCTTATGTTCGATCGGCCTTCACCCGACTGACCGTATGCgaagagttttataaggctgagtactCTTAAGCTCGCCTAGGCTTTGCCCAGTCGAGAGCACACAGGAAACCTTATGTTCAATCGGCCTTTGCCCAACCTATCAtatgctaagagttttataagccTTAGTACCCTTAAGCTCGCTTGGTTGAGCGCACACAGGAAACCTTATGTCCGATGGCCTTCGCCTGATTGATCGTATGCTAAGAGTGTTATAAGGCTTAGTACCCTTAAGCTCGCCTGGGCTTTGCCCGTTCGAGCGCACACAAGAAACCTTATGTTCGATCGACTTTCACCTTACCGATTGTATGCTAAGAGTCTTATAAGGCTTAATACCCTTAAGTTTGCCTGGGCTTTGCCCGGTCAAGCCCACACAAGAAACTTTATGTTCGATCGAATTTATAACCGGTCAGCCCCATCTTAGCATCCCACTCAGGGCATGCTTCTAGGACTTTGATGCATGATGATCAACAGAACCAGGTAACGAACATCACCCTGTTCTAACCTTGACTGTCACTTCACCTTAACTTCAATATCTTATCATCTCCTGAACCCGCTcgtcataacccatatcactagcctcctcTTCAAATCTTGTCGAAAGAGGTGTAGCCGATTGACTGGACTCCAGTTCTAGTCTTGTTTACTCCTCCTTAGTGACTATAAATACTGCTTCTTTTTCAAGACCATCGGAAGTGTAGTTGATTCATTCATCATTTATTCTATCAACctcagtgttggtgcaaccttaggtcaaagttgacctggttgacctgactcgagttgacctgactcgagttgtattttgatgtttgacttaggaagattgttggtgcaaccttaggtcaaggttgacctagttgagttgtattttgatgtttgacactcgtggaagagttgtattcttgatatgggacaagaatagatgtttgggagattattggtgcaaccgtaggtcaaggttgacctagttgacctgattcggaaaagagtccaagtatggagacttggcaatggaaaaagtccaagcagggaacttggcactggaaaggtccaagcagggaacttggcacgcgaaaagtccaagtgtggagacttggcacgggaaaagtccaagtatggagacttgacactggaaaagtccaagtatggagacttggcactgagaagtccaagcagggagtttggcacgagggaaagtcctaactgggatgttaggcagttggaaagtcctggtgagtgaagccaggtagtgagaaagtcctaactgggatgttaggcagtgtggaaatcctggtgagtgaagccaggcaagggaaaatccaagtagatcaagggagtgatcggatacttggcacgaagaggaaagtccaagtgggtcaaagggattgaccggacacttggtggggagtcctagcaggtcaagggagtgactggatgctaggcgcaatgtaccaacaggtcaagattgaccggatgttggtttggacttggtttgggcgaaaaccatgagctggatcgatctggtgatcgatccagtgataccgcgaatattctgatcagtctggtgaccgatcagtaacacatcagtagcatactgtgtgataactgatcggtctggtgaccgatcaggagtcgatcagaagccgaacaggagcgaggcgcaagaggggctgatcggtctggggaccgatcagcacaaagcctgatcggtccccagaccgatcaggaagttccctgatcggtctgtggaccgatcagtaggttccctgatcggtccacagaccgatcaggacactagccgttgtgacgcaatggctagatttcttctgtgcttctttctccgcaggttataaaaggagggctgctgctgcgagcctggCTCttgagcttcttcctcttctcttctgctacagagctgctattctggtgcttgagctttgttgagctcttcttcgcaagcttcgcgtgagcttcttccttcggttgggactccgactgagctgctgctgtggttggcgtctgagaagctgttgcttcttcaacagtcgacgagaaggcaagggttgtttacatttgctgtgtatttacttcttgcttctcttgtatttgtactccttatcttgctgttgcaagaagtagttgtggcgaggtttctccacccataaggagctcatatttagccggttctccggggactcatccaccgacggattggtaggcttcgtccaccttacggacacgccgaggagtaggagttcatctccgaacctcgttacatcggtttgtttttcttctctttagtttcttccttgtatttccgctgcgactaaccctaactgtaggaagaacgcgagaatttggggcggcttttcacaccccccctctctagccgagtacgaacgatcctaacaagtggtatcagagcgaggccgctcttcgacggatcaacacccgggggagcacgggctagagatagatctctatggagaagatgtcacgattcaacccttctacgagtctcacgacaacttcacatattggaaggtaaggatgatgtattttcttaggactaatatgttaaattggttttgtgtataAGAAgagttttcccctccgatggatgaggaaggaaaacctatcaagaagaaggagtggacgaaagagcaaatccgacaatccgaaatcaatgatgaggtaacaaaaattattgaatttgctttacctaataatgttttgtgcaagatagataggtacaacaacgccaaggaattgtggaacaatttggcaaaattccatgaagaggagcctagtgagccaagtagctcacatcatg
Coding sequences within it:
- the LOC122017051 gene encoding protein DETOXIFICATION 40-like, translating into MASSGGEGSGSLESVLNDATLPWGRRMWLASLIEMRLLVSLAAPAVMASLINYAMSMSTQIFSGHLGNLELAAASLGNTGIQIFAYGLMLGMGSAVETLCGQAYGAHKYQMLGIYLQRSTVLLMATGVPLAAIYAFSRPLLILLGESPEIAKAASVFVYGLIPQIFAYAANFPIQKFLQAQSIVAPSAYISAAALVVHLLLSWIAVYVIGMGLLGASLVLSLSWWIMVAAQFVYIVASARCRLTWTGFSWQALSGLPEFFRFSSASAVMLCLEAWYFQILVLIAGLLENPELALDSLSICMTLGGWAFMISVGFNAAASVRVSNELGAGNPKSAAFSVVIVTVLSLIISVVLAIVTLCLRGHISYIFTEGETVARAVSDLCPLLAATLVLNGIQPVLSGVAVGCGWQAFVAYVNVGCYYIVGVPLGSLLGFKFGLGAKGIWGGMIGGTTMQTLILLWVTFRTDWNKEVEKTKERLKKWEDKQQPLLT